One Candidatus Dependentiae bacterium genomic window carries:
- a CDS encoding ankyrin repeat domain-containing protein, whose product MKIVLLLTLLYAQAYATELTDAVAKKDRQKVQQLLAEGADVNEPKGTDWAPLYAAAAFADKEIAQLLLDKGADINGPIGTRPTPLFVATSHNNIEVAKLLIDKGADINKYDLFRTTPFHRAAEKGNKEIAQLLIYAGADPFIQNKEGKTALDLTLQTVFGVPEKVVLGGRKEIQGMLEQYMPLFQEAQQKPTYDTLRKMIERGYPGLVKQLLTKIPATQEQITQLTQLGKVAQAQFIATNNPTYKQIGQILKDYLSVLRLKDGTTASGARVPAEITHLLAGYTLEDRE is encoded by the coding sequence ATGAAAATAGTATTACTCTTAACACTCTTATATGCACAGGCATATGCCACAGAGCTAACTGATGCAGTTGCCAAGAAAGACAGACAAAAAGTACAGCAACTACTAGCAGAAGGTGCTGATGTAAATGAGCCTAAAGGCACTGATTGGGCACCACTCTATGCTGCTGCTGCCTTTGCCGATAAAGAAATAGCGCAACTACTTTTAGACAAGGGTGCCGATATAAATGGGCCTATAGGCACCAGACCTACACCACTCTTTGTGGCTACTTCACATAACAACATAGAAGTAGCAAAACTGCTTATAGACAAAGGTGCTGATATAAATAAATATGATCTATTTCGCACCACACCCTTCCATCGTGCTGCTGAAAAAGGCAACAAAGAAATAGCTCAACTGCTTATATATGCAGGTGCTGATCCTTTTATTCAAAATAAAGAGGGAAAAACTGCTCTAGATCTCACTCTACAAACAGTATTTGGTGTACCTGAGAAAGTAGTCTTAGGCGGAAGAAAAGAGATACAAGGCATGCTCGAGCAGTACATGCCCCTGTTTCAAGAGGCACAACAGAAACCTACCTATGATACGCTACGCAAAATGATTGAACGTGGGTATCCAGGTTTAGTTAAACAACTACTAACAAAGATACCAGCAACACAAGAACAGATAACTCAATTAACTCAATTAGGAAAAGTTGCTCAAGCTCAATTTATAGCTACAAACAATCCTACTTACAAGCAAATTGGTCAAATACTCAAAGACTATCTTTCTGTTTTAAGGCTAAAAGATGGAACTACAGCCTCAGGTGCACGGGTACCTGCTGAGATTACTCATCTACTTGCTGGCTATACACTCGAAGATAGAGAGTGA
- a CDS encoding ankyrin repeat domain-containing protein: MKKLLFICLLLPLRARAMNSQCTIDKHLLQAVYLGENVIEISRLLELGASPNVVDANDETPLHTAVGRENIEIAQLLLERGANPNATNYLDLTPLHSAAQLGYSAIAQLLLAKNANPNAAPSRGTTPLTFAVSNGRTEVTRLLLQFGAVLKEEHVSKVLKSTKPKVWKSPKIIQNAKAVLEIVTEYQQLEKEAKESPTQETLKRAIEDGYIVLIQPLLYCLKPTQEQIAVYSKIAQDKYIQTQNFVYKRGAQALREYLLRSKIVMGAITAYSRSFNVDLPQDIAKTITTYAL; this comes from the coding sequence ATGAAAAAATTGTTATTTATCTGTTTGCTTTTGCCCTTACGTGCTCGAGCTATGAATAGTCAGTGCACTATTGATAAACACTTACTACAAGCAGTGTATTTAGGAGAGAATGTAATAGAAATAAGTCGGCTATTAGAACTAGGAGCAAGTCCTAATGTAGTTGATGCCAATGACGAAACCCCACTCCATACAGCTGTTGGGAGAGAAAATATTGAAATAGCACAACTGCTTCTTGAAAGAGGTGCTAACCCTAACGCAACTAATTACTTAGATCTTACACCACTTCACTCTGCTGCTCAGCTCGGCTATTCAGCTATAGCACAGCTGCTCCTTGCAAAAAATGCAAATCCCAATGCCGCTCCTAGCAGAGGTACAACACCACTCACATTTGCTGTCTCAAATGGGCGTACTGAGGTAACACGTCTGCTTTTACAGTTTGGTGCTGTTCTCAAAGAAGAGCATGTCTCTAAAGTGCTAAAATCAACTAAGCCAAAAGTGTGGAAGAGTCCTAAAATAATACAAAATGCAAAAGCCGTATTAGAGATAGTAACAGAATACCAACAGCTTGAAAAAGAAGCTAAAGAAAGTCCCACACAAGAGACATTAAAAAGGGCAATTGAAGATGGTTATATAGTTTTAATACAACCACTGCTCTACTGCCTAAAACCAACACAGGAGCAGATAGCAGTTTATAGCAAAATTGCACAAGATAAATATATTCAAACTCAGAACTTTGTCTACAAGAGAGGAGCCCAAGCTTTACGAGAGTATTTACTGCGTTCTAAAATTGTTATGGGTGCTATAACCGCTTATAGCAGATCTTTTAATGTTGATCTTCCTCAAGATATTGCTAAAACTATTACCACTTATGCCTTATAA
- a CDS encoding ankyrin repeat domain-containing protein, translating into MKRLLLILSFLGITLKAGNYEEIVKAIQENRIETVFKLLCFIPDINKIWNGESLLPLAVTLRRTEIVKSLIDHGAKVNCVSTKFGYTPLQKAAFMGAEDIVKILIHEGADVNSIDNKGSTPLHAAVSSGNSNVIVMLINNGAHVDIKDNLNRTVFDMAEGLREEKRQQIVTTITSTKKRLEEAENSAHLLKAIRDNNVPKAKELLKQNIDINRLLNGSESLLHMVVLNGSKEMLKLLIDHGADINKVDNDGNAVLHHAVAQGACEIVQILIDAGVDPFIGNKENKIAFEIIYDSYLYDSYLITDLLANYMPLYTESQKPAENTLSKIVELGYPGLVKQILKKVPVTIEQLYEYSKIAHDQFNKTKKDTYKAVGQIMLRAIIRYTLLYKKLMGANLPGDIARIIAHMDLNLK; encoded by the coding sequence ATGAAAAGATTATTACTGATATTAAGTTTCTTAGGTATTACATTAAAAGCTGGTAATTACGAAGAAATTGTTAAAGCTATACAAGAAAATAGAATTGAAACAGTATTTAAATTGTTATGTTTCATTCCTGATATCAATAAAATATGGAATGGTGAATCTCTTTTGCCTCTTGCTGTAACATTAAGAAGAACAGAAATAGTAAAAAGTCTTATTGATCATGGCGCTAAAGTAAATTGTGTTTCTACTAAATTTGGATACACTCCATTGCAGAAGGCTGCTTTTATGGGAGCTGAAGATATTGTTAAAATCCTTATCCATGAGGGTGCTGATGTTAATAGTATTGACAATAAGGGATCAACTCCTCTTCATGCGGCAGTTTCTTCCGGTAATAGTAATGTGATAGTAATGCTTATCAATAATGGGGCGCACGTTGATATTAAAGATAATTTAAATAGAACTGTTTTTGATATGGCTGAGGGATTGAGGGAAGAAAAAAGACAACAAATAGTTACCACTATTACCAGCACTAAAAAAAGATTAGAAGAAGCTGAAAATAGTGCTCATTTGTTAAAAGCTATAAGAGATAATAATGTACCAAAAGCAAAAGAGCTATTAAAACAAAATATAGATATTAATAGACTTTTAAATGGCTCTGAATCATTGCTTCATATGGTAGTACTTAATGGTTCTAAAGAAATGCTAAAATTACTTATAGACCATGGTGCTGATATTAACAAAGTTGACAATGACGGAAATGCAGTGCTTCATCATGCGGTTGCTCAAGGGGCTTGCGAGATAGTGCAGATTTTGATAGATGCTGGTGTCGATCCTTTTATTGGCAATAAAGAAAATAAAATAGCTTTCGAAATAATATATGACTCTTATTTATATGACTCTTATTTAATAACCGACTTACTTGCAAACTATATGCCTTTATACACAGAGTCACAAAAGCCAGCTGAAAATACTTTGAGCAAAATTGTAGAACTTGGGTATCCAGGTTTAGTTAAACAAATACTTAAAAAAGTACCAGTAACTATAGAACAGTTATACGAATATAGCAAAATAGCTCATGATCAGTTTAACAAAACGAAAAAAGATACTTATAAAGCAGTAGGCCAAATAATGTTACGCGCTATAATACGCTATACATTATTATACAAAAAACTCATGGGCGCTAATTTACCAGGCGATATAGCCCGTATTATTGCTCATATGGATTTAAACTTAAAATAG
- a CDS encoding HigA family addiction module antidote protein yields the protein MLPSNRPPVHPGEIVLEEFLKPLNLSQEQLAKYLGGTWTQSKISDIINKKRKVTESIALDFGDVFGTSSEFWINLQYRYDLWFAQQSRKPIARLPQLEQLDNSSPKKN from the coding sequence ATGCTTCCATCAAACAGACCACCCGTGCATCCAGGAGAGATTGTTCTTGAGGAGTTTCTTAAACCACTAAATCTTTCACAAGAGCAATTAGCAAAATATCTTGGGGGAACCTGGACTCAGTCTAAAATAAGTGACATTATTAATAAAAAAAGAAAAGTTACTGAATCCATAGCTCTTGATTTTGGTGATGTTTTTGGCACTTCATCTGAGTTTTGGATTAATCTTCAGTATCGTTATGATTTATGGTTTGCGCAACAATCTCGTAAACCTATTGCTCGCTTACCTCAATTAGAACAGCTAGACAATTCTTCTCCTAAAAAGAATTAA
- a CDS encoding WD40 repeat domain-containing protein — protein sequence MNNLHKSIVFIPLLLTLCDSYSSLASLQDLAADKTIETLLSQTSQEELSAIIPSMPAEMQQRLKGKVIERCKDALHKALTIQPKELKGHTDWIASVVFSPCGRYALTGSDDNTARLWDLTTGSTIKELKGHTECVFSVALSPCGKYALTGSRDNTVRLWDVSTGTTLQKLKGHTNWVTSVAFSPCGKYVLTGSFDNTARLWDLATGATIKQLKGHTSWISSVVFSPCGNYALTGSYDSTARLWDLTTSTTIRELKGHTDIVKLVIFSPCGKFALTGSHDYTARLWDAVTGSTIKELKGHTECVFSVALSPCSKYALTGSTDKTARLWDLATGTAIKELKGHTDCIISVAFSPDGKYALTGSWDRTARLWPIAQLSTLSLEQALFVLISQEWNINVEDKYTQNLLSSLSSTVDPYGTLPSKDYATNPLVKAYINLRRRQLFDAAVTDDIDAVKALIKKGFNTVYTIDKAGNNLWHYAFRGHKENDVLCPNEKVLAYLLEVEDKNKGLVKPNKAGIYPFAVGLFNNKEFTAKFIKDLSVVVAKKSYCMVQ from the coding sequence ATGAATAACCTTCATAAATCAATTGTTTTTATCCCCCTTCTTTTAACCCTTTGCGATAGTTACAGCTCTCTTGCTTCTTTACAAGATCTAGCAGCTGATAAAACTATAGAAACATTACTTTCTCAGACATCTCAAGAAGAACTTTCTGCTATTATCCCTAGCATGCCCGCAGAAATGCAGCAAAGACTTAAAGGCAAAGTAATAGAAAGGTGTAAAGATGCTTTACATAAAGCTCTAACTATTCAGCCCAAAGAGCTTAAAGGCCATACTGATTGGATAGCGTCAGTAGTATTTAGCCCTTGTGGCAGGTATGCTCTCACTGGATCAGATGACAACACTGCTCGCTTATGGGATTTAACTACTGGTAGTACTATAAAAGAACTTAAAGGTCATACTGAGTGTGTATTTTCAGTAGCATTGAGTCCTTGTGGTAAGTATGCCTTAACTGGGTCGCGTGATAACACTGTTCGTTTATGGGATGTTTCTACTGGAACTACTCTACAAAAGCTTAAAGGCCATACTAATTGGGTAACTTCCGTAGCATTTAGCCCTTGTGGTAAGTATGTTTTAACGGGATCTTTTGATAATACTGCTCGTTTATGGGATTTAGCTACTGGTGCTACTATAAAGCAGCTTAAAGGACATACTAGTTGGATAAGTTCAGTAGTATTTAGCCCTTGTGGTAACTATGCTTTAACTGGGTCTTATGATAGTACTGCTCGTTTATGGGATTTAACTACTAGTACTACTATAAGAGAGCTTAAAGGCCATACTGATATTGTAAAGTTAGTAATATTTAGCCCTTGTGGCAAATTTGCTTTAACTGGATCTCATGATTATACTGCTCGTTTATGGGATGCAGTTACTGGTAGTACTATAAAAGAACTTAAAGGTCATACTGAGTGTGTATTTTCAGTAGCATTGAGTCCTTGTAGTAAGTATGCTTTAACTGGATCCACTGATAAAACTGCTCGTTTATGGGATTTAGCTACTGGTACAGCTATAAAAGAACTTAAAGGTCATACTGATTGTATAATATCAGTAGCATTTAGCCCTGATGGTAAATATGCCCTAACTGGGTCTTGGGATAGAACTGCTCGTTTGTGGCCTATTGCTCAACTAAGCACTTTAAGTCTTGAGCAAGCTTTGTTTGTCCTTATATCTCAAGAGTGGAATATTAATGTAGAAGATAAATATACACAAAATTTACTAAGTTCTTTATCATCAACAGTAGATCCTTATGGTACATTACCAAGTAAAGATTACGCTACTAATCCTTTAGTTAAAGCTTATATAAATCTTAGACGCCGACAGCTCTTTGATGCAGCTGTTACTGATGATATTGACGCTGTCAAAGCTCTAATAAAAAAAGGATTTAACACAGTATACACCATTGATAAAGCAGGTAATAATCTATGGCATTATGCATTTAGAGGTCATAAGGAAAATGATGTTTTGTGTCCAAACGAAAAAGTATTAGCGTATTTACTTGAGGTTGAAGATAAGAATAAGGGATTGGTAAAACCTAATAAGGCAGGTATTTATCCGTTTGCTGTTGGCCTTTTTAATAATAAAGAGTTTACAGCTAAATTTATAAAAGACTTGTCTGTGGTTGTAGCTAAAAAAAGTTACTGTATGGTTCAGTGA
- a CDS encoding beta-propeller fold lactonase family protein, protein MSSVKIFSIVTVVLLNLLIKTTLSAALCEPCSYSFSQRIEGISSPLSVAFSPSGNCLAIAENNNNRVLIYTVDPATCVASANFVSEITDLSGPGSVAFSRDGCLAIADTGNNRVLTYTVDPATCAASANFVSEIIGLNLPESVAFSPSGNCLAIADTNINNRVLIYTINPATCAASANFVSEITGLNSPNSVAFSPNGCLAIVDRNNSRVLTYTINPATCAAAENFVSEITDLISPRLIAFSPDGCLAISDINSGVFTYTVDPTTCAASANFVSEITGLNLPGSVAFSPDGCLAIADTGNNRVLTYTIDPTTCTASANFASEITGLNRPRLVAFSPDGCLAIAGADLNLYRRNQMTLGLTVTASPTPICQGATSTLTATALGGTAPYTISFSGSNVPANSQTASSATITVIPTETTTYTVTVTDANGCSTIATTQVVVSPTSMCSTVPFVRLCGPICRKVTRHKPKICGRATPGSTVYLYTNRKLVAKTKVGTNGQFCVRPCQRLRHGCNAVIAQAVNNAGIAARSNGVKVFVKARRNR, encoded by the coding sequence ATGTCATCAGTAAAAATATTCTCTATAGTTACAGTAGTACTTTTAAATCTTTTAATAAAGACAACGTTATCTGCTGCGTTGTGTGAGCCATGTAGTTACTCTTTTTCACAACGTATTGAAGGTATTTCAAGTCCTCTTTCTGTAGCATTTTCCCCATCAGGTAATTGCCTTGCTATTGCTGAAAATAATAATAACAGAGTGCTTATTTACACAGTTGATCCTGCTACCTGTGTAGCATCAGCAAACTTTGTAAGCGAAATTACTGATCTTAGTGGTCCTGGATCAGTAGCATTTTCACGTGATGGTTGCCTTGCTATTGCTGATACAGGTAATAATCGAGTGCTAACCTATACGGTTGATCCTGCTACTTGTGCAGCATCAGCAAACTTTGTAAGTGAAATTATTGGTCTTAATCTTCCTGAATCAGTAGCATTTTCCCCATCAGGTAATTGCCTTGCTATTGCTGATACAAATATTAATAACAGAGTGCTTATCTATACGATTAATCCTGCTACCTGTGCAGCATCAGCAAACTTTGTAAGCGAAATTACTGGTCTTAATAGTCCTAACTCAGTAGCATTTTCCCCTAATGGTTGCCTTGCTATTGTTGACAGAAATAATAGTAGAGTGCTGACATATACAATTAATCCTGCTACTTGTGCAGCAGCAGAAAACTTTGTAAGCGAAATTACTGATTTAATCAGCCCTCGATTAATAGCATTCTCACCTGATGGTTGCCTTGCTATTAGTGACATAAATAGTGGAGTATTTACCTATACAGTTGACCCTACTACTTGTGCAGCATCAGCAAACTTTGTAAGCGAGATTACTGGTCTTAATCTTCCTGGGTCAGTAGCATTTTCACCTGATGGTTGTCTTGCTATTGCTGACACAGGTAATAATAGAGTGCTTACCTATACGATTGATCCTACTACCTGTACAGCATCAGCAAACTTTGCAAGCGAGATTACTGGTCTTAATAGACCTAGATTAGTAGCATTTTCACCTGATGGTTGCCTTGCTATTGCTGGAGCTGATCTTAATCTTTATAGACGTAATCAAATGACATTAGGACTTACTGTTACAGCATCGCCCACACCAATATGTCAAGGTGCTACAAGTACACTTACTGCTACAGCATTGGGTGGCACTGCACCGTATACTATTAGTTTCTCAGGATCTAACGTTCCTGCTAACTCTCAAACAGCTAGTAGTGCAACTATCACAGTAATACCAACAGAAACAACTACTTATACTGTAACTGTTACAGATGCCAATGGTTGCTCAACGATAGCAACCACCCAAGTAGTAGTTAGCCCAACTTCAATGTGTTCAACTGTGCCATTTGTAAGACTATGTGGACCTATATGTCGTAAAGTTACTAGGCATAAACCAAAAATATGTGGTAGAGCTACTCCTGGTAGTACAGTCTATCTATATACAAACAGAAAGTTAGTTGCTAAAACTAAAGTGGGTACTAATGGGCAATTCTGTGTTAGACCTTGCCAGAGATTAAGACATGGTTGTAATGCTGTTATTGCTCAAGCAGTTAATAACGCAGGCATAGCTGCACGTTCTAACGGTGTAAAAGTCTTTGTTAAAGCTCGTAGAAATAGATAA
- a CDS encoding ankyrin repeat domain-containing protein, which yields MKLFLIICLLFPSAHAMNNLDQQLVQAIQDNNVPLMEQLLDAGANPNAKDFESNTPIYYTLGRNNIEAIRVLVEAGANPNAVNEDQGYTPLHVAAENDLIEVIKELLAAGANPNAVNKRNETPLHHAVHGDSTQTVQVLLNGGANPSMRDDKGNTPLDDALKWYKLKLKTATILLEAVVRLRDTHLVEKLLPKLPLTLVELHHYNQLLKKLYQQTDNLTYKQMGTEFRAHALKHALAKRAAQEIAHTHNVTLPQELAAQVATYAQGKQKANYT from the coding sequence ATGAAACTTTTTCTCATTATCTGCTTGCTTTTCCCGTCTGCTCATGCTATGAACAACCTCGATCAACAACTTGTGCAAGCTATTCAGGATAACAATGTGCCTCTTATGGAGCAACTGCTGGATGCTGGCGCCAATCCCAATGCTAAAGATTTCGAAAGCAATACACCAATATATTATACTCTTGGGCGCAACAACATTGAAGCAATACGAGTATTAGTCGAAGCCGGTGCTAATCCAAATGCCGTAAATGAAGATCAGGGCTATACGCCATTACATGTAGCTGCTGAGAATGATCTCATTGAAGTTATAAAAGAATTATTGGCAGCTGGTGCCAATCCAAATGCTGTTAACAAGCGTAACGAAACACCATTGCATCATGCTGTGCATGGCGACAGTACTCAAACCGTTCAAGTATTACTCAATGGCGGCGCTAATCCTAGCATGAGAGATGATAAAGGCAATACACCCTTAGATGATGCTTTAAAGTGGTACAAGCTTAAACTCAAAACGGCAACGATATTGCTTGAGGCTGTGGTGCGTCTTAGAGATACCCACCTCGTTGAAAAACTGCTACCCAAACTCCCGCTAACGTTAGTTGAACTTCATCATTACAACCAGCTGCTCAAAAAGCTCTACCAGCAAACCGATAATCTTACTTATAAGCAAATGGGCACTGAGTTTAGAGCGCATGCACTCAAACATGCTTTGGCAAAACGTGCAGCACAAGAAATTGCCCATACTCATAATGTGACATTGCCTCAGGAGCTTGCAGCTCAGGTTGCTACTTATGCTCAAGGAAAACAAAAGGCTAATTATACCTAA
- a CDS encoding ankyrin repeat domain-containing protein has protein sequence MKKILLILPLFSFINGMNELWLADIRSNPRVSSLFEAIFINDINKAREFIVEVHNVNSQGQTPLHSAIVSGNKDMIQLLMANGANVNAQDNYGNTPLHQAAIRKITSLKLLISAGANPFIQNKQNQTAFDRTKKDSELRQLLQSYMALQQEAESNPSSDTLSKAIELGCPLFVKGLLTVLKPTLMQIDCQLLIQWGKQLNQHYTQTNDNAYKQIALMLLNYVYALKLTYAQPTWPTELATTIAQQTLLVAFSKTDQLLK, from the coding sequence ATGAAAAAAATCCTTCTTATTCTACCATTATTCTCTTTTATCAACGGAATGAATGAGCTTTGGCTAGCTGACATTAGAAGCAATCCGCGCGTGTCTTCATTATTTGAGGCCATTTTTATAAATGACATTAATAAAGCCCGAGAATTTATAGTAGAAGTACATAATGTCAACAGTCAAGGGCAAACACCGCTCCATTCTGCTATTGTATCTGGCAATAAAGACATGATACAGCTTCTTATGGCAAACGGAGCAAATGTAAATGCGCAAGATAATTATGGCAATACTCCATTGCATCAAGCTGCTATACGCAAGATTACCAGCCTAAAACTTCTTATAAGTGCTGGAGCTAACCCCTTCATTCAAAACAAACAAAATCAAACTGCTTTTGATCGTACTAAAAAAGATTCTGAATTAAGGCAGCTATTGCAAAGTTACATGGCTCTACAGCAAGAAGCAGAAAGCAATCCCTCTTCTGATACTTTGTCAAAAGCTATAGAGCTTGGATGCCCACTGTTTGTTAAAGGGCTCCTAACTGTATTAAAGCCAACTCTGATGCAGATTGACTGTCAGTTGCTTATACAATGGGGCAAACAACTCAATCAACATTACACACAAACCAATGATAACGCTTACAAGCAGATAGCCCTTATGCTACTCAATTATGTTTATGCCTTAAAGCTTACCTATGCACAACCTACTTGGCCTACTGAATTAGCTACAACTATTGCTCAGCAAACTTTACTCGTTGCTTTTTCTAAAACTGACCAATTATTGAAATAA
- a CDS encoding IS4 family transposase, with translation MEMFSSTWIFNILSYAKFNDQRLVKRFGLILESLAQRPAASIPEASASWAMTKGTYRFLGNSKVSATEIRNSFIGYTSDKVSNHKMILVLNDTTEITYGKPKNTKINGYKKKTKVGGYTSSPDSDGVFLHSALVLGDQQTPEGLLYQKHWVRDNKEYGKSKNCTKRVIEDKETYCWLEVLAATQKNIPESVASLIIGDRASDIYELFIQPRRENCHLLTRSAHNRVINDPNDRYLFDALNKQPLAGTITIKIRTQVNKARIATLEVRFTQVQLKRTSGLKKTYPESILMSIVWAKEISTPVGESSVEWKLLTSLTVDTLETAVQCIKWYAKRWIIERYHYALKSGCQVEDLQLESIENIERALSIYCIIAWRLLYMTYIARNEPDVPCTKVLSDNEWQALWCFTNKAIMPPKNPPSLSEAIRLIAKLGGFLGHKSDGQPGIMTVWKGLRRLDDITETYRIFAEVNTRSSQNFNRQTT, from the coding sequence GTGGAAATGTTTTCTAGTACATGGATTTTTAATATACTATCGTATGCTAAGTTTAACGATCAGCGCCTAGTTAAACGATTTGGACTTATACTTGAATCTTTAGCCCAACGGCCAGCAGCAAGTATACCTGAAGCTAGTGCTTCTTGGGCGATGACAAAAGGTACCTATAGATTTCTAGGCAATAGCAAGGTATCGGCAACTGAAATTAGAAATTCTTTTATTGGCTATACAAGCGATAAAGTTAGTAATCATAAAATGATTTTAGTTCTTAATGACACAACAGAAATTACTTATGGAAAGCCTAAGAATACAAAGATTAATGGATATAAAAAGAAGACAAAGGTTGGTGGCTATACGTCATCACCAGATTCAGACGGTGTCTTTTTGCATTCAGCTTTAGTTCTTGGAGATCAACAAACGCCTGAAGGTCTACTATACCAAAAACATTGGGTGCGTGATAATAAAGAATATGGTAAAAGTAAAAATTGCACTAAGCGTGTAATAGAAGACAAGGAAACATACTGTTGGCTTGAAGTTCTAGCTGCAACACAAAAAAACATTCCAGAATCTGTTGCATCACTTATCATTGGAGATCGTGCATCAGATATCTATGAATTATTCATTCAGCCCCGACGAGAAAATTGTCACTTACTCACTCGATCTGCTCATAATCGTGTTATCAATGACCCAAATGATCGCTACTTGTTTGATGCATTAAACAAACAACCTCTAGCAGGCACTATTACTATCAAAATTCGTACACAAGTAAATAAAGCACGTATTGCAACTTTAGAAGTTCGTTTTACCCAAGTTCAATTAAAAAGAACTTCTGGGCTAAAGAAAACATACCCTGAGTCTATCCTAATGAGCATAGTTTGGGCAAAAGAAATATCAACTCCGGTGGGCGAAAGTTCAGTTGAATGGAAATTGTTAACGTCATTAACCGTAGATACTCTTGAAACAGCTGTTCAATGCATAAAATGGTATGCTAAGCGGTGGATTATAGAGCGCTATCATTATGCCCTTAAGAGCGGATGTCAGGTTGAAGATCTACAACTTGAAAGCATAGAGAATATCGAACGAGCACTTTCGATTTATTGCATTATTGCATGGCGATTACTGTACATGACCTATATTGCTCGTAATGAACCGGATGTTCCATGTACAAAAGTTCTTTCAGATAACGAATGGCAAGCACTTTGGTGTTTTACAAACAAAGCAATTATGCCACCAAAAAACCCGCCGTCATTGTCAGAAGCTATAAGATTAATAGCAAAATTAGGTGGCTTTCTTGGACACAAAAGTGATGGCCAGCCGGGGATTATGACAGTATGGAAAGGACTTCGCCGACTTGATGATATTACCGAAACATATCGTATTTTTGCTGAAGTTAATACAAGATCGTCACAAAATTTTAACAGGCAGACAACATGA
- a CDS encoding ankyrin repeat domain-containing protein — MNKLLLLLLLLFIQVNATGLTDAVQSNNKEKVEQLLAQGADINEYDHFGFTPIYWAAIKSNTEMLQLLIEKGADFNKPNNFGTTPLHWGAYKSRTKLGKLLIQAGANVDKSNNDGETPLHWAAKSDNREIVQLLMNAGANPFIKNIEGNTALFTAAQVTVQAANPERKQGIQTVLTMLKLYMSVFREVQESPTYDTLRKMVERECPGLVKQLLKWVMTSPKDPFKLIAYWFIYFYEL, encoded by the coding sequence ATGAACAAACTGTTATTACTATTATTGCTTCTATTTATACAAGTGAATGCGACAGGGCTAACTGATGCAGTTCAGAGCAATAATAAAGAGAAAGTTGAGCAATTATTAGCTCAGGGTGCTGATATAAATGAGTATGATCATTTTGGCTTTACACCGATCTATTGGGCTGCTATAAAGAGCAATACAGAAATGCTACAGTTACTTATAGAGAAAGGCGCTGATTTCAATAAACCGAATAACTTTGGTACCACACCGCTCCATTGGGGTGCTTACAAAAGTAGGACAAAATTAGGCAAACTACTTATACAGGCTGGGGCTAATGTAGATAAATCTAATAACGATGGTGAAACACCGCTTCATTGGGCTGCTAAAAGTGATAATAGAGAAATAGTACAGCTGCTAATGAATGCAGGTGCTAATCCTTTCATTAAAAATATAGAAGGCAACACAGCTCTTTTTACTGCAGCTCAAGTTACTGTGCAAGCAGCTAATCCCGAACGAAAACAAGGCATACAGACAGTACTTACTATGCTCAAGCTGTACATGTCGGTATTTCGAGAGGTGCAGGAGAGCCCTACCTATGATACGTTACGCAAAATGGTTGAACGTGAGTGTCCAGGTTTAGTCAAACAATTACTCAAATGGGTAATGACAAGCCCTAAGGACCCCTTTAAGTTGATTGCTTATTGGTTTATCTATTTCTACGAGCTTTAA